A part of Mycolicibacterium sp. TUM20985 genomic DNA contains:
- a CDS encoding DUF2309 domain-containing protein has translation MTTVTHSGSETRRAQLRSDVTLAARVLPTHYPLETFIAVNPLAGLESTPFEQAIRRSGDLYGARGTLPERVFRDRHRAGRITDADLDEALIRRYPNLLDRPTVCLGQRELTPVALLRADLLYGRPAPEPLRRNQIRPERVAPDVAATVDDQVAKWCAAFFGHGAWPMPGREDGFYAAWRALAPSDRSLPRGVRAQLRAVAHRADDAALAALSALAVDDDTRILYLQAHLTRLPGWAAHVQWCGGRGMGVDMVDYLAVRLTYEAALSRDRGEWRFVEAVPDRIPSARERVEDLIDAWGLVGVGETEVAAAARVLTILPVPARELLWQNAFEGHYRDGLLSELSRVRDREPRPVHTQLVSCIDTRSEGLRRRLEAFDGYETLGFAGFFAVAIRFTDLLGGAANDLCPVLISPSHCIREEPVPGAAEAAARQLAGARSLAGAESAFHIAKDSAAAPFALAEAAGWAAGPLSAVKTFAPAMSAGIRRRLHGLVAPPAPAVVDVTDMPLAERALFAQVALTTMGLVRGFGRLVVLCGHGSATENNPYQAALECGACGGQAGGPNARTATVILNQDEVRGELRGVGIDIPDDTYFLAAQHDTATDRVSILDPHLIPAGYRDDVRRLHEDLVAAGAALAAERCSALPGARRVKSPRRAARHVEGRSADWAQVYPEWGLAGNAAFVVAPRDVTREVDLGRRVFLHSYEADVDVDGTALETILTAPLVVAQWINCQYYFSAVAPEVFGAGTKTIHNVVGSAGVIAGHSGDLRLGLPWQSVADGDRLLHEPLRLLAVIQAPLDRIDAVVDRNPILQRLFGNDWVGVAARSDAGRPWQRWTTAGWRSWSERRSEIDISDEEAVR, from the coding sequence GTGACCACCGTGACGCACTCTGGTTCCGAGACCCGACGCGCGCAACTCCGCAGCGACGTCACGCTCGCCGCGCGGGTGCTGCCCACGCACTATCCGCTGGAGACCTTCATTGCGGTCAACCCACTGGCCGGTCTGGAATCCACGCCCTTCGAACAGGCGATCCGGCGCTCGGGTGATCTCTACGGCGCGCGAGGCACCCTTCCCGAGAGGGTCTTTCGTGATCGGCACCGCGCCGGCCGGATCACCGACGCCGACCTCGACGAAGCGTTGATTCGCCGCTATCCGAACCTGCTCGACCGGCCCACCGTCTGCCTCGGTCAGCGGGAGCTAACCCCCGTGGCGTTGCTACGGGCCGATCTGCTGTACGGACGTCCGGCGCCCGAGCCATTGCGGCGCAACCAGATTCGGCCCGAACGGGTCGCGCCTGACGTCGCCGCCACCGTCGACGACCAGGTGGCCAAGTGGTGTGCGGCGTTCTTCGGCCATGGTGCGTGGCCGATGCCCGGACGCGAGGACGGCTTCTATGCGGCCTGGCGGGCACTTGCGCCGAGTGATCGCTCGCTTCCCCGCGGGGTACGGGCGCAGCTGCGTGCGGTCGCCCATCGGGCAGACGACGCCGCACTGGCCGCGTTGTCCGCGTTGGCGGTCGACGACGACACCCGCATCCTCTATCTGCAAGCGCACCTCACTCGCCTTCCCGGCTGGGCCGCTCACGTCCAGTGGTGCGGTGGCAGGGGGATGGGCGTCGACATGGTGGACTACCTCGCGGTTCGGCTCACCTACGAGGCGGCGCTCTCGAGGGACCGTGGCGAGTGGCGATTCGTCGAGGCGGTGCCCGACCGGATTCCCTCGGCGCGAGAGCGGGTGGAGGACCTGATCGATGCCTGGGGACTCGTCGGCGTCGGCGAGACGGAGGTGGCGGCTGCGGCCCGGGTGCTCACCATCCTGCCCGTCCCCGCGCGAGAGCTGCTCTGGCAGAACGCCTTCGAGGGACACTACCGCGACGGTCTGCTGTCCGAACTGAGCCGGGTACGAGACCGGGAACCCAGGCCGGTTCACACGCAGCTGGTGAGTTGCATCGACACCCGGTCAGAGGGTCTGCGCCGACGTCTCGAAGCCTTCGACGGTTACGAGACCCTGGGGTTCGCCGGGTTCTTCGCCGTCGCGATTCGCTTCACCGATCTGCTCGGCGGGGCGGCCAACGATCTGTGCCCGGTGCTGATCTCGCCGAGTCACTGCATTCGCGAGGAGCCGGTGCCGGGGGCGGCCGAGGCGGCTGCCCGGCAGCTGGCCGGCGCGCGAAGCCTGGCGGGGGCGGAGTCGGCGTTCCACATCGCCAAGGACTCCGCCGCGGCGCCGTTCGCGCTCGCCGAGGCGGCCGGCTGGGCGGCGGGACCGCTGTCAGCGGTCAAGACGTTCGCCCCCGCGATGAGCGCGGGCATCAGGCGGCGGCTGCACGGTCTGGTCGCCCCGCCCGCCCCGGCGGTGGTCGACGTCACCGACATGCCCCTGGCCGAACGCGCGCTGTTCGCCCAGGTGGCGCTCACCACGATGGGTCTGGTCCGCGGCTTCGGCCGACTGGTGGTGCTGTGCGGCCACGGCAGCGCCACCGAGAACAACCCCTATCAGGCGGCCCTCGAGTGCGGCGCCTGCGGTGGACAGGCGGGCGGGCCCAATGCCCGCACCGCTACGGTCATCCTCAACCAGGACGAGGTGCGCGGCGAGTTGCGCGGTGTCGGCATCGACATTCCGGACGATACGTACTTCCTTGCCGCACAACACGACACCGCGACCGATCGGGTGAGCATCCTGGACCCGCACCTGATACCGGCCGGGTATCGCGACGACGTTCGTCGGCTGCACGAGGACCTGGTCGCCGCAGGGGCGGCACTCGCCGCAGAACGCTGCTCGGCGCTGCCCGGGGCGAGGCGGGTGAAGTCGCCGCGTCGCGCGGCACGCCACGTCGAAGGTCGAAGTGCAGACTGGGCGCAGGTGTATCCCGAGTGGGGACTTGCCGGCAACGCCGCGTTCGTCGTCGCGCCGCGTGACGTCACGCGGGAGGTCGATCTGGGCCGGCGGGTGTTCCTGCACTCCTACGAGGCCGACGTCGACGTCGATGGCACGGCGCTGGAGACGATCCTCACCGCGCCCCTGGTCGTGGCGCAGTGGATCAACTGCCAGTACTACTTCTCCGCCGTGGCCCCGGAGGTCTTCGGCGCCGGCACCAAGACCATCCACAATGTCGTCGGATCGGCGGGCGTGATCGCGGGCCACAGCGGCGACCTGCGACTCGGGCTGCCCTGGCAGTCAGTGGCGGACGGCGACCGGCTGTTGCACGAGCCGCTGCGGCTGTTGGCAGTGATTCAGGCACCCCTGGACCGGATCGACGCCGTGGTGGACCGCAACCCCATCCTGCAGCGGCTGTTTGGGAACGACTGGGTGGGTGTTGCCGCCCGGTCCGACGCCGGTCGGCCGTGGCAACGCTGGACCACCGCGGGATGGCGATCATGGTCCGAAAGACGTTCCGAGATAGACATTTCCGACGAGGAGGCCGTTCGATGA